Within Ischnura elegans chromosome 6, ioIscEleg1.1, whole genome shotgun sequence, the genomic segment CCAGAGGACGTATCTCCTTACGCTACTTCAGCTCCTTTAGCAGATCGCTTACATGCCTTGAGAAACCCTCACTCCATTTCAAAGTACCAAGCAGCAATTATTTATGACAGAGTCAAGTCTGCAAAAATGCTTAAATCGAAGGAACAAGAAAATGAATTGGCTGTTTTAAGAAAGCAACTATCTGTATGTGcatgtcaatatattttttctattttaagtgATGGtccttttataattttatataaactgATTTAGGAAATATATGCAGAAAACAAACTACTACGAGCTCTGCAACATAGACAAgctcatgctttaaaaaaatttgaagatgcTAAAGGTCAATTACCACGGCTTCTTCAGTCCCATTCAGAAGAAGTGAGAGCTCTTAAAGCTAAGTGCAAAAAGGTAGGTTGATTCTTaatcttgaacaatttacttttcattcattttactaATAAATGCTCAGCTGGCATGTGAACTTTGTAGATTTCGTAGCCATTTGGTACTTAGACATGAAAAGCTTTTATACGCGTCCGAGGTTTCCTCAAGGATCAATATCATCAAGTACATTTTAAAGATCTCATGCCCTTTTAGTAGTCAAGCAAAGGTAGAGGTGTTACGGAAGGAGAGGTCTAGCGTGAGGGCAACTTTGTTTGAGGTGATACGGGTACCACTGATAAGGTGAAGGTGGGAGCGTTGCAAACGATGGGCAGTCTGTCATTACATTGTAGGTGTTACCTGTTGATCAAGAGGGTAATTTCAtgggaaaagtaattaattaagaaTGTTATCACTGAAcaggttttcaaaaaatttcctgatGAAGTTGATCCTTGACGAAGTCATGCAATAAAGTATTGTGTATGGAACAACTATTTCTAGTATatgagtatatatattttttacttccgTTATGAAGCAATTCCACTAAGTTAACATGGATATAGTGAACAACATAAAGTAGATTACAGTCAAAGGTTCCTGGCACTTGGGTATTGAAACCCATTTTTAGGCCGAATTTCTATTTAATGAATCACTGGGAGGAAGGGTAATGGAATAAAGTGACCATTCTCTCTCATGCCTTCTTCTTTATCTTTAGAGCAGGAGGATATTTTAACCTTCCCCTTCAAGCAATCTACCCCTCGGTCACTCTTGCTTCTTAGTGGTACGTTTCTCCAAATTGTGATGCCAggaatttttaaatctacaaattTTAGACAATAGTTGGTCAAGTTGGACCATTCTCTAAAATAGAGGATCCTTCTGGTATATCTCTCATTTATCCTTCATTATAAGCTTGATTAAAATTATGTCTAAAAGGCACAGTAAGTGTCCCTTAGTATGTGCAGTTatatttcattcttaaaaaagAATATCCGATGGATTTTATgtttttaccattaacattcttctATTCATGAAGCTTAGCATGCAAAACAGGGATTTGGAAAAGAGACTTAGTAATCGAGATACTGAACTTCGTGCAATTCAAGAGCAGAACCGTCATTTGCAGCAACTTGCCAAAGATCGAAATCTAGGAGAACGAGAAACACTGCGAAATGAAGTTGATAGCCTCAGAAATATTATGCAGCAAATGGAGTTGCAATTCCAGGTGGGAAAACTGAATTTATGTATTatgtaagaattaaaatttaatacatattaggttttattttctatttctgaaAACCACTTGCACTGTCCATGTATTGCTTTCTAAATTCTCCTTTGCTCTCATCCACGTTCTGCTATGAATCATTCATAACTTATATATTGTCTTGTCCTTTGCAAATGTCATTAGTGTTGATATTGCTGGTTACTTTATTTCTTCATCTGTTTTCTCCTTACCATTTCATTTCCTCAGCCCTTTTGTAAAAGATATTTTGGGGAAAAGTGTACCATTTAATCAACTCTCTTCAAGAGATGGCCTTTGGCGGAGGATATTTAAATCCGTTCAATATTGAAATCCTAGATTGTTATGTAAGGGAAGGGTATCTAGGGCTAATAGCTAAGGGGTGCAGGGAAACCTGGAAAAAGTATcagcgtttttttaatttttactttccatTACAATGCCATCCACAGGAAGATTATATGACCCAAGAGAAAATTTTTTGAGGAATCAGAAATTTTGGCAGGATGCTATGTGCGGGAAGGAGAGGACAAATTAACTATGTTTTCTTAGAGGTGACTCTACGTAATTTGGTTAACAATGTAAATGGGATGCCATTACTTTGTGGTTCTTCATAGATATATATGACAAACAACCTTGCTTTCGACAATGCCTGTCATCATTAAGATCTGGCATTAAAATCAGATTCAATACTAATTCATCTTTGTGGAATTTCAAAGTTACTGCTTCTTACTTACcggagttaaccctttcgcgccggaagTCGGGCAGAGGCGACAGAAATTTTCAAACGCATAACACCTGACATTGGGTATAGCTGTTGCAGATTTTTCAGTGCAAATGAGCGGACCTCGGCTCTGGccgatgcgagggaagggaagtgactgctgaggtagcaacTGTCTGATGCATTTAGGCCCAGCCTgggacccagcttagcgagtccttagggccactccccatgcaataaagcccgaccctcccactcatttatgatcatcctcactgcaggaatacattgaaaagtggttatattgtcaatagttctttcaatgatatattttgttgtatactgcaattttttatactttgaaatgaattcttcgttttgttctgtgtgtaagcaattttcaaacaaaattttagcattaaaaataacggacttctggACTTAAGCCatattaccttttattttttaaattttttgttattattgctagaaatccatttaaaattctacaatgctgaaaaaaatgttagtaattcttttagaatagtaaattattgaaaaaaaaagtgttcggtagaaaaaaaacactggtaacactATAAGTTGACTGTGGATTTGTGCTAGTATAGGGTTAGAGCGTGtagtccagtggccggggtaagggacgGGTGCCCCATTGAGCTGGGTCTCAAATCTGAGGGAcaaaaatacccaggcaactcaccctaAAAAAGACCTCCATGCAGAggagtttaaaatattcttatgctactcataGCACAGAAAACGTTTCCCAATCGTAGGCGTCAGCAGGAAAGTGTTAGGGAGTGTTTGTTTTTTGGGGGGACATTCTCTTCTATCGTTGAGGGTATGGACTCTCCCATTCTATTTTACGAGAGGAGGTATCCTAGTGGGTATTTCCCTTGGCTACTGATTGAAGAGACGCAGGTTCTAATCCAGGGCAAGCTTCCATacacccccaaataaaatcctcaaagCTCCAGGTGGCCCAGGGATAGGAACTGGTCATAGCCAAGGTGATAGAAGTCCTTTACCACCTTGGGTCATAGCATGTTCATTTCTTGTGTATTCACCAGATTTGTTTGACCTTGCTCTTCGTCtgccttaacactagaatgcccggctgggtcaatttgacccaaaaaagaatatttatgttgattgcaaaagttaggcctgatatttttgtttttttctattttttctcatcacttatatcTGCCATGCCCCGATGTCAGACGTGTGATGGCAGATTGCAGATGAAATATGCCTCCTTtggacccagactatcaaatccatttgaagcctttctacttttccattGCATTCAATGAAACGATGTGATTTATACTGATTTATTGTCAAATGTtatagaaattttttttgaacgtgataccattgaaattcattgtacctcccaaacccatcagattaaaagtgataggtattcacaaatttgtggaagctagtttcccataacaccatataAATTGtagaacaactacaattttaatatttttcgtccagTTAAATTTTCTACTATCCTCCCAAATGCTTTTAaacaatattaatgaataaactgggaaggaattaagcattttgagtaaaatatgcaagcatggtcatattgggtcaaaatgacccgCTTGGGCATTGTAGGGTGTagggattggtcgggcatgcttAATCCTGATTGATCTCCCCCTTATTTAAACTCTCTGTCTATTCTCCTCCACCCATTCTCTCAAGGTTTCTTTGCCCTATGAGTCTCCTAAGATACAACTGACGTGGTAATAGCTGTCACTTCTTTATCATTAGAAGGTTATTTGTTATTCAACAGAAGCAAATTATTCTATATTCATGGTTATTCCAATGATGCCTTGCTATACTCATTCTCAAAGCCGAAGTCTCACTCATGATGTATTGGTTTGGTGTGCTCTTTAGGAGTTTGCCCGGAGAAAAGCCATTGAGCAGAGGATGTTGCATCAAAAACTTATGCAAGAATGTAATCAAAACAAGGAATTAAAGAAATCCCTCCTGAGTGCTGAGAAAACCACAAATGAGCTTAAGAatccacatcaggtaataaaaaaGCACTCCGAATATGTTCtgatcttttttttcattcctagaTTGTATTGAATCCTTTTTTGGTGATATAAATCAACTGCATAATTTCATTGTGCTAGAAATTTTAGCTTTCTTAATTCATAACTCTCTAAAGAAGATTTATATTGATGATTGATGAGGTTATTTCTGAATGAGCTCCAAGTGATTTTTGGTCTGTTGTTCTGAGGAGGGAGGTATGGTGGTAAAAGGCGGACATATTTCATGAATGGTTAGTGGTGTATTGAGTTTTGCGATGTTACTGTTAAATCCCTTAACCAACCCCAAAGCTGACTAAACCATCCAACAGTCTAGACCAACACTATTTGAGTTGATAGTTGGAGGATGTGTAGGCCCACTGTCTCTGATGTAAATAAGGTGGGGGCCTGTTGGGCAATTGCCCCTAAAATGGGGAAACATTTTGTCTCCAAGCTGTCTAATACTCACTGCCTAGAGCCTAGTTTGtactttttattgattaattagcAAAATCgcattatcttcattttttatgtgacTATTATTTCGTATATAAAGTTACTTAACCTAGCCTTGCTTTGACCATCGGTCCCCCTGAAAGTATATTCTATATAGGTACGTATGCTACTGCCTACCACCCAATGAAATGATACTGGCCCAAAGATTGGGTAATAGGTCCTTCTTGACCACCTATCTGCCTGCTACCTCAATGCGATTATTTTGGCATCATAACATATGGAGCAATGTCAGCTGCATCTGATCCAGACTTGTTTCACTTTAATTGTTTATGTGAGGTAGGCACCAAAGAGTCTGTTAGTTGAACACTAGCTAAACCTTATGTGATTACATTATGTACTGAAATTTTTTAAGCTTGTTTGAGGCAAGCGATCTGGTTAATTTTTTGGAATGTTTGTAGAGGTGGTCCTAACAAGAATGGCCGGGGAGTTGGGTCATGTTTGGTAGGGTGGTTGGAACATGAGTAGTAGCTAGCTTTTATACTCCATAAGAACTATCTTTGCGGGTGAGAGGAGGGGCTAAACTAAGTGGGAAAGGATTCCCTTGATTCAACCCCTGACTTGGTATGTGGCATCTGCAGTTTGAAGAGGGTGAGTGCCAAGAGAAAACTTGGCAATCCCACATGTGCATACCGGCATATCTACCTTTTTAAGGGAATACTTCAACCAAGGGTATCTTAAGTCCAATGCTGGTATGCAGGTCCTCATTTGAAGAGGGGTGAGGATATCCCTGCACAGTGGCCTAAGGTAAAGCTGGCCACCCTGCTTAAACCATCCCTGAGTGGATTACAGGTGTACCAGCCCTGTGAGTACCAATGGAAAAATGGCAAAGTTAAGGGCACCAATTGCAAATTTTAAGTTTGACTACACAGTTAGTAGACccacaaagttaataaaatggaaGTATAAGAGGAACTAAATCTCTGAGGCCTTATGGCCACGCCTGttgtcagtggcatagccaggagggtccggacccccccgaaatattaaagcactattattttccttaataaaagaaaaattattgaaaaatcatgaatttacaaagtatttttttaacaaatgaagtttttttgattgtgaaatgtgttaaaattagtttaaaacccattatgtacttacaaggggaatacacgaccttcgcatcgccgatcgagctcacattttgcgaatcggtagtttatggggacaaatgtaatatgccgaagcgagacgacgcacttctcgtaaaattccgagaaaaaagcaattaaaaatcgttaaaaatgaaggtacgatATATAATCCGTTTTGAACGCTCATGTTAAACAATAGggtgacagcccagtggatacggtgtccgactgtggaggtgaaggtagcgagatcgatgctcgctcagggaacttttttttgtgttaatttttaagaattttattgttaaaatttttaaagttcgtttccttatcttcgttactactatggaatatatgtatttttaaaagagttttttaaaatatttaaatcaggaatggatcagcttgggattaggaactgaggatgaagggtggatagaaacccggcgtcggcattagcctgctcttaacgaaaggcgccaaggggaccacggcttaacgtcccatccgacggacggtgtactgcacaactagtgtaatccacattacacgcagggattgaatttaggaatgccccttaattatttaccgagatttggatgtggaaggccgcctcaccactccagttaatcctttatttgcaattttcaggatggaactcatcataaagacatgcaaagcaaagtgatttgcggcaccacaaacaagcagaaaaggctgatctatcggaatgttgaacgcgtggttcgcagctaatataatttttatcgatgagcagctcccagcaatagtgccacgcacacgttaactcatccgtaggaatatccaaggatagagtctctatgttcaaaagaagtgtgtacccctaacgtatcaaagcgattaaaccaaaggaaaatatcacttgacacactgtatcttatgtacattcactccaagatgGCTCCCTGCCTAACAATCTACTATTTATCTCTCCTCACCATAgtatcaaataacaaaaaaaaatcaaaccaaAAACAAACATCCTCACAGACAAAACAcaacaaataaactcaaaaacagaaaacaaaccaaacacatacaaaagtaattccggtcataaatacacatacatcacccctttccgctcatgcccgtaggccgcgaaaaagggaaaaaatttgcaaaactttcccCAATTATTCGATTGTTCTATTACAGgttaatcaagtacccacataacattatatgtttccgggaaaattattgaatatgcatgtttgcttcgaagctcgctggcacgagacaatttttcgtaaatgtaaatgacgtgtgttttccttcaaaaattatggacagtcgttgcagttgtggaaaaaacgccttttctacttgttcgtggtgccgcaaatcactttgctttacatgtatttatgatgagttccatcctgaaaattgcaaataaaggattaactggagtggtgaggcagtgtactggccttccacattcaaatctcggtaaagaattaaggggcattcctaaattcaatccctacgtgtaatgtggattacactagttgtgcagtacaccgtccgtcggatgggacgttaagccgtggtccccttggcgcctttcgttaaagagcaggctaatgccgacgccgggtttctatccacccttcatcctcagttcctaatcccaagctgatccattcctgatttaaatattgtaaaaaactcttttaaaaatacacatattccatagtagtaacgaagataagaaaacgaactttaaaaaatttaacaataatattcttaaaaattaacacaaaaagaggttccctgagcgagcatcgatctcgctaccttcacctccacagtcggacaccgtatccactgggctgtcaccCTATTGTTTAACATGAGCGTTCAAAACGGATTATAttgcgtaccttcatttttaacgatttttaatagcattttttctcggaattttacgagaagtgcgtcgtctcgcttcggcatattacatttgtacccataaactaccgattcgcaaaatgtgagctcgatcggcgatgcgaaggtcgtgtattccccttgttagtaccctatttttcaaaaaattttcccccctggttttggaccccccccaaacgaaattcctggctacgacaCTGCATATTGTCATGTGTTTGGTGATGGGAAAGCCCTGTGTGAgaaattttctcttctttcacCGCCATTATTTTAGCACCACCTACTCACTTGCAAATATATTTGCAACTACTTATAGATTTTGAGTGTGAGCTATCTGTTGAAGTTATTGGAGGAGAGAGGAAATGATGGTGTAGATTTTGGATTAATAgagtactttccttcatcaaagaaaaagaaaggcattgattgcgattcgttacccaccattagtgtattcataatatgcaaattatttggttttagaaatcccagtttagatgaatggcaatggtcaattttaactgcattttaaaaagaccagattggcacccatgcgatgccactccacgtgacggcacagggacctagtttctatacgagtagataggagttttacatcctctgagattaccaatgtatgcatgaggcacagagctcagggaaacatgtcttaataatctcctattaaaactgcctatggtcggaaagtttccttcatttgataaggtattaataatccttatgtaagccaagcgctatctgctagcagggtacactgctacctgctagcagccagcattgcagcagcgcacaatatcctcgccccaaagtcacctcacacggcagaagcaagaaccagaatgatgtcacacgggcttttcccaacattcatacttagccgtcgcgttttcgggcgcttgaaaattttcacttttcaattaatcgtgaaaaatagatatcgccatttaaaaatctaaaagcatgaaatgtgtactccaggagtaataatctttcgatttaggcaataaaaaaataataggaaaccaccctattgcatgaaTGAATGTGGGAATTGAAATATAAAGTAGCAAATTTTTTGCAAGGCGGGGGAATGTGAAGTAGGAGGAAGTGGAGTACACATATTCATGGTGTGAGGAAGGTGTTGGAAGTATTAGGAGGAGTTGATTGAATTTCACTTAATTAAAAGTTCAGATATCAGAATAAGAAATTCAAACAAATCATGAGTATGTATTTATAGCAGTTGCAAGTAATCACTGCTTCAATCCAATTGTTTAAATGGACAGTCAACTTTTCCACACCCATTGATTCAAAGTACATAGCATGGTTTGGTTTGACCATATGAATCGCAATAAACATTGTTTGGCTTCTCTGGaacaagtgattattattttcttgaatttgttTCCAGGGAAATGAAGTAACTTTGGAAACCGAAAAGAGCGTACATCCACCCAAGCCTCTCaaagaggaaaagaagcaggTGACATCAAGCAATAGGtttgtatattacctcttttttgttttactaagTTTATAACCTTCTGTGATGCCTGATACCCACCAAATTATAATGACCACAATTTTTTCTTGGCTAGCCAAAAAGATAGCTTTCAATCACTTTTGCTTGCAGTGGTAATGAGCTTACTTTATATGTACTTCCtgcataatttttcaagtttttttaaatttttcctgccATCCCTAGTCGACCAATCACATAATTTGTGGGCTCACTTTTATTCTATGCATGTATACTTAATAGAAACTGGTTAGTGGGGCAGCTTCTTGCTTGGAAGAAATTTCTCATAACAGAACACAATTGAAAAATGACCTTGAGTTATCTCTGATTAATTGGGACAGAAAGCTGTTCAAGTAGACCACACATCTAGAGTAATTTACATATGAGGCCCCTGAATAAATGGAAtgctttatattttatataaatgggCCAGCTACAAAATTACGACAAATTGCACCACTCCTAAAGCAATggttattagggatggacggatccaggatttttttcggatccagatatggatgggatccttgattttcggagccggatctttcggatcggatatttttggatccatatggattttcaaattcctgatgctgagattcccccgatatTTGTTCAATTTCTTGGGAAGAGTCATACTAtgctatgtgccagtcgtattttgtcttttttattttccacggctgaaattctcctacgtaacctctgtgagagctttgaaacaaaacggttcatgagtaggacaagaatcgcatgcgacggtgcattcaaagatagaatcggaactctttccaccctaatggggcgttgcattcactgaagctatcatttaaaatttcggatcgaGATCCGacgtcttccgtgactttggatccgatgaagggcaatatccgcggatatttggatcctaggtatctgatccgaccatccctaacgGTTATTCAAGCATTCTTATCGGCAATAATCATTGCTTCAAGCTATATTGCAACAATTGTTGATAAGATTGTTTACTTATTATCAATTATTCAGTCCTTAGTTGATTCGGATGTAGAAGTGGCCAGAATCATTCCTGTAACAGATTTAAGAGCGTAACAGGTAGCCTGCACCAGAGAATTGCCGAGGGATGAGCATTAAATAACTCCCCAACATTATGGTAGTATTGGAACCCCTAGACCCTACCCTTTCTCACGATTGCTTTGAGTAGCATACCTGAAATACGTGGACACACACATTCCcccaatcataggcggatccaggggaggggcacgggggcacgtgccccccccagaccctcaaaaatatgcaaggtttataattcggtcccattattattgcgtttgttttgtattgcgagatatcctcccctgaacaaaatcttggatatggccttgcttgtgcccctcccagaaagaaatcctggatccgcccctgcccccAATGCTGATTGCACATTCTTCCCCCTTGTAGTAAAAACTGCCCTCTCCAGACAGATTATTGTGTGAAGTTTTAAAATCcccataagttttttttcttttcatgctaAGGTAAGTGAACCTATGGTACGTTCAAATGGGAAGAGATCCTGAACATAGATTTGGGATGAAAATGTGGTTGAGGTATGCTGAACGTTAAATAGAGACGTAAGTATGTATATCAAGTAGGAATAATTTCCGACTGCAATTACTGAAAATTTAAGCTGAGAAATCTGAATGAAAGAAGGATGTGGACTGTGAAAAGGATATTCAAATATAGAGTATGGCTGAAGGACTTAATCCCAACTcctttaaaaatcaagttttgaaAAGATGATAAAATAAGGTCTTACATATGTTGTTTAATTTCATTCAGAAAAAGTTTTATAAGTTTCTAATAATAAGTAAGGAAGTAAGATCAGTTAAAAGAAAATTAGTCATGAGGATTCAAAGGGTAAAGCAAGGGGTAGAGCCCACATATTAACTAATCTAGAATGGATGGTGGCTAATAAGATGTGATCGTTTTAACGCTTGATGGCATGGAAATGGTCCAGCACTTTCACCTAAACAGCATTTATATGAATGGCCACAAGAAAAAGTAATCCTCCTGAAAGAATTTTTAACAATACATATCACAAAGTTCTTAAGAATTTCATTGCTGTTGATTGATTAAATAGACTTGATTGCTTTCTGAAAGCATTATTGATTGAGGCTGAGGTTGTCTCAGTATATAATAAACCTGATTAATATCTATTGCTCTCACTCATCCCATTCATGAGGACATTATTTCCATTAGAGTCATGAAATTGTCTTTCATCAACATATTGGGTCACAGGTTTGCCTTCATTACAAGATCTCACCATGAGTTACTTACAAAAGccttaaaatagcattttttaacaAGTTTTCTGCTAGAAATATTCAATTGCTGGGCAAAATCTTAATTTGGGTTATATATTTACGCATGAGATAGCACATTCTCTGCTTTAAAATCTGCACATAATGATAGCTCAAATGAGATATATGTatgcagtggcacagcaagggggggggggtttggggataatcccccagagctcagagaatttttaagtttaatccattttacttaattggattgatattaataatataatagtgtacggattaataaaatatccctcagaaagccgtaaaactcaccattttgaaccatttatcttaaaattccgcaatttattaatctcgcacctaccacttgtcctggtgggtataccatacccccacacaccccggtattagttgcacctaaacccccccccccctgtcttaattcctagctgcgcccctgtatgtATGTAGTTGctttttagcatttaaaaaaactagTTAAAGCCATTTCATACACTACAACTGATGGAATATTTTGCAGGCTATCTTTGGCAGGTGAACAGCATCAACACAAGGTTGTGGAAGCGTCAAAAGAATCAAGTCATACTTGCACCAAAAAAATGCCCATGGAGACAGTAAAAGATAACTCATCACTGACAACCTACAATAGGAAATCTGTCCTCTCTCCAAAAGTTGTCTCCATAGATGAGATAAAGAGACCACATCAATCAAATCATAGTCTTAACAATGAAAAGGGCTCTATAGATGAGATAAAGAAACCACATCAATCAAATCTTAGTCTTAACTGTGAAAAGGGGTCTGAAAACATGGTTAAAAAATCACCGtacataaaagtgaaaataaatactgAAGAGTCTTCCGTAACATCTGAAAATTTTTACCTATCTTTGAATTCTGAGCGCTCTAGTTCACTACCCTCTCAACGCTCCGATGGCTGTGCGTTTGGCATTCCTGCAGAAATAACAAAAGGTGAAGGAATAGTAAATATAAAACAAGTGCCTCCCGAAAGTGATGGAATCATCAAAAGTCCTGTACAAGCTGCTAAAAGGGAAGAAGTTGAAACATTGAATGAAGCATCTTCAAAAAGAGACCAAACTATCAAGATAATGGAAAACAATGGTAAGGGAGGCCTTAGTTACAATAATGACAGCAGTTTTCTTAGTCCTTGTATTCCAAAAGAACAGGATGGTGGAGCATCATTGAATAGTGATAAGACTGGTACAGGATTGGGCAGCTGTGCTGCTACTGTAAATTCCAGTAATGAAGGGCATGAGAAACTGAATGATATAGATATGCAACATCAAGGAAGTATTGAcaggaataaaaaggaaaaattgcttAGGGCTTTAAAAGCTATCGATCAAGAGGAGTGGACTGATATTGAAACTAGTGACGACCTTGA encodes:
- the LOC124160188 gene encoding putative uncharacterized protein DDB_G0289041, producing the protein METKGVNRSLKKYMDYGTGEPALDGNEISLRSRKKSLLANRILEMEDVSPYATSAPLADRLHALRNPHSISKYQAAIIYDRVKSAKMLKSKEQENELAVLRKQLSEIYAENKLLRALQHRQAHALKKFEDAKGQLPRLLQSHSEEVRALKAKCKKLSMQNRDLEKRLSNRDTELRAIQEQNRHLQQLAKDRNLGERETLRNEVDSLRNIMQQMELQFQEFARRKAIEQRMLHQKLMQECNQNKELKKSLLSAEKTTNELKNPHQGNEVTLETEKSVHPPKPLKEEKKQVTSSNRLSLAGEQHQHKVVEASKESSHTCTKKMPMETVKDNSSLTTYNRKSVLSPKVVSIDEIKRPHQSNHSLNNEKGSIDEIKKPHQSNLSLNCEKGSENMVKKSPYIKVKINTEESSVTSENFYLSLNSERSSSLPSQRSDGCAFGIPAEITKGEGIVNIKQVPPESDGIIKSPVQAAKREEVETLNEASSKRDQTIKIMENNGKGGLSYNNDSSFLSPCIPKEQDGGASLNSDKTGTGLGSCAATVNSSNEGHEKLNDIDMQHQGSIDRNKKEKLLRALKAIDQEEWTDIETSDDLDSDGELSMVNTRAKSGGQNYNNSVNGKSNSRKSILSGSSSAKSNNTSCAGSFTKADHMHELFRSVPKSEMMLNKKRVSDPSIAKDSKS